From the Salinimicrobium tongyeongense genome, one window contains:
- a CDS encoding glycosyltransferase family protein, producing MVSIIICSKQGEISQALDENIHSTVGLPFELIVIDNSNNSYSIFEAYNQGIEKSIYPFLLFVHEDVLFHTPKWGEILIGFFRDNPGYGLLGIAGADFKSRIPSGWWDCPIENKIVNIIQHYPNNNPELENIGFDSSGLKDAVVVDGVFLALRKDLNITFNENFSGFHGYDQNISFEVIKRGFQIGITDSILIEHFSNGQQNREWLEAMVKIHRSYRKLLPLYLGEVPMEKQEEVNCRRFLEKCLEQRKKKWFYYYWLKLVFLNPVSKFHFKLAKQQLS from the coding sequence ATGGTATCTATTATAATCTGTTCGAAACAAGGTGAAATATCACAGGCATTAGATGAAAATATTCATAGCACGGTGGGATTACCATTTGAATTAATTGTAATTGATAATTCTAATAATTCATATTCTATATTTGAAGCATATAACCAAGGAATAGAAAAGTCAATTTATCCATTTCTTTTGTTCGTACACGAAGATGTGCTTTTCCACACTCCAAAATGGGGTGAAATTTTAATTGGATTTTTTAGAGATAACCCAGGATATGGATTACTTGGAATTGCCGGAGCAGATTTTAAATCCAGAATTCCTTCAGGTTGGTGGGATTGCCCAATCGAAAATAAAATTGTTAATATAATTCAGCATTATCCTAATAATAATCCGGAATTGGAAAATATCGGTTTTGATTCTTCCGGATTGAAAGATGCAGTTGTTGTGGATGGTGTTTTTTTAGCCCTTAGAAAGGATCTTAATATTACGTTCAACGAAAATTTTTCAGGTTTTCATGGCTATGATCAGAATATTAGTTTTGAGGTGATAAAACGGGGATTTCAAATTGGAATTACTGATTCCATTCTTATCGAGCATTTTTCTAATGGGCAGCAAAACCGGGAATGGTTGGAAGCTATGGTGAAAATTCATCGGTCCTACAGGAAATTGTTGCCTTTATATTTAGGTGAGGTGCCGATGGAAAAACAGGAAGAAGTCAATTGCAGAAGATTTCTTGAGAAATGCCTTGAACAAAGAAAGAAAAAGTGGTTTTATTATTACTGGCTCAAATTGGTTTTTTTAAATCCTGTTTCTAAATTCCACTTCAAATTGGCGAAACAACAATTATCATGA
- a CDS encoding glycosyltransferase family 2 protein, with protein MSTIISIIIPCYNNASYLDEALESVILQTFVEWECIILDDGSTDDTREVVKKWIKKDKRFKYKYQKNRGVSNARNSGIEQSNGEFILPLDADDKLSTNYLENCFNKMISGNWTVVYGKAIFFGDRSGEMKLVKPILSNLLHFNCIHCSGLFKKEDWKKIGGYDEKMKFGFEDWEFWINILRRKGKAALADKSFLYYRIKPNSRSEVINNNWHKENKMISYIFQKHIKLYGYKSSYELYTEKLKLEKRLEASRFNMSYKDLGKVLFQKLVRTFVNIIKI; from the coding sequence ATGAGTACAATAATTTCTATAATAATTCCCTGTTACAATAACGCCAGTTATTTGGACGAAGCACTTGAGTCAGTTATATTACAAACTTTTGTAGAGTGGGAATGTATTATTCTTGATGATGGAAGCACAGATGACACTAGAGAAGTAGTAAAAAAATGGATAAAGAAGGATAAACGGTTCAAATATAAATATCAGAAAAATAGAGGAGTAAGTAATGCTCGAAATTCAGGTATAGAACAATCAAATGGTGAATTTATTCTTCCATTAGATGCCGATGATAAACTAAGTACTAATTATTTAGAAAACTGCTTTAATAAAATGATCTCGGGCAACTGGACGGTCGTGTACGGAAAAGCAATTTTCTTCGGAGATAGATCTGGAGAAATGAAGTTAGTAAAACCGATCTTAAGTAATCTACTGCATTTTAATTGTATTCACTGTTCAGGATTATTTAAAAAAGAAGACTGGAAAAAAATTGGTGGATACGACGAAAAAATGAAATTTGGTTTTGAAGATTGGGAATTCTGGATAAACATTTTAAGAAGGAAGGGGAAAGCTGCTTTAGCAGATAAAAGTTTTCTCTATTACAGGATAAAACCGAACTCGAGAAGTGAAGTAATAAATAACAATTGGCATAAAGAAAATAAAATGATTAGCTACATTTTTCAAAAGCACATAAAATTATATGGATATAAATCAAGTTATGAGCTCTACACAGAAAAATTAAAGCTGGAAAAAAGACTAGAAGCTTCTAGGTTCAATATGTCTTATAAAGATCTGGGAAAAGTACTTTTTCAAAAGTTAGTTAGAACTTTTGTTAACATAATTAAAATATAG
- a CDS encoding capsular polysaccharide export protein, LipB/KpsS family has product MNKILFLHSLLTEEQVEFINKVSKILQAKKTRLVLLGWDKEGKFNLHPEKIQLPVSITQFDTIYKKYIIRQDFEQYALNLKELVDRFDWWFPKSRNKKERSQRESFLHYHLHFFLKLINLHDPSLIIVWNGNDPRQLLLSRLCENLNIKTLFMERGTLPSLWFYDTKGVLGNSTVANFRFDNAVFDITYTNRLELYQNWYFHTSETLWEQPARNEQINIKDKFGIKSGQEIILFVGQVDNDIQTKLFSPYFKSNKDAFQWFINYGVKDDYFVIGKHHPKSQVSVSHYREAIGINENIVWTDELKLDECLKVADFVVTVNSSVIFDALLFGKPVLSLGTTILDGKNILYEYSPATFENLSRDFYSKNDLTKKIINFKFFLGYLLENNFIYFNDSNAAQEFSRILLSFEKDTTKKLSSDKSLKVLETYIVNKTKIENSHLRNRSVTSKLSKIFKKIRKRIGLIVGK; this is encoded by the coding sequence ATGAATAAAATATTATTTCTTCATAGCCTTCTTACCGAGGAACAAGTTGAATTTATAAATAAAGTTTCAAAAATTCTCCAAGCAAAAAAAACAAGACTTGTATTGTTAGGATGGGATAAAGAGGGGAAATTTAATCTACATCCTGAAAAAATTCAACTGCCTGTTAGTATTACCCAGTTTGATACCATCTATAAAAAATATATAATACGACAGGATTTTGAGCAGTATGCCCTAAATTTAAAGGAACTGGTAGACAGATTCGACTGGTGGTTTCCTAAATCTAGAAATAAAAAAGAACGATCACAAAGAGAATCATTTTTACATTACCATTTGCATTTCTTCCTCAAGCTTATAAATCTTCATGATCCAAGCTTAATTATAGTTTGGAATGGAAATGATCCACGACAATTATTACTTAGCCGATTGTGTGAAAATCTGAATATCAAAACGTTATTTATGGAGAGAGGAACTTTGCCATCTTTATGGTTTTATGATACTAAAGGTGTTTTAGGTAATAGTACAGTTGCTAACTTTAGATTCGATAATGCAGTTTTTGATATTACATATACGAACAGATTGGAGTTATATCAAAATTGGTATTTTCACACATCAGAAACACTTTGGGAACAGCCGGCCAGAAATGAGCAGATTAATATAAAGGATAAATTTGGAATAAAGAGTGGCCAGGAAATAATTCTGTTTGTTGGTCAGGTAGACAATGATATCCAAACCAAATTGTTTAGTCCCTATTTTAAATCTAATAAAGATGCTTTCCAATGGTTTATAAATTATGGAGTAAAGGATGATTACTTTGTTATAGGGAAACATCATCCTAAATCGCAGGTTTCAGTATCACATTACCGGGAGGCTATTGGAATAAATGAAAATATCGTTTGGACAGATGAATTAAAACTGGATGAATGTTTAAAGGTTGCAGATTTTGTGGTCACTGTGAATTCATCGGTAATTTTTGATGCGTTACTATTTGGCAAACCGGTATTATCCTTAGGAACTACAATTTTAGATGGGAAGAACATTTTATACGAATATTCTCCAGCAACATTTGAAAATTTATCCAGGGATTTTTATAGTAAAAATGATTTAACTAAAAAGATTATAAATTTTAAATTCTTTTTAGGCTATTTACTGGAAAACAATTTTATCTATTTTAACGATTCCAATGCCGCCCAAGAGTTCTCGAGAATACTTTTAAGTTTTGAAAAGGATACAACTAAGAAATTAAGCAGTGACAAAAGTCTAAAAGTGCTTGAAACTTATATAGTCAATAAAACCAAGATCGAGAACTCTCATCTTAGGAACCGCTCTGTTACTTCAAAACTAAGCAAGATTTTCAAAAAAATAAGAAAAAGAATAGGTTTAATCGTTGGGAAATAG
- a CDS encoding sulfotransferase family protein, whose amino-acid sequence MEDNLDQDWLIVGGSPRSGTTLMALLLNSHPNIFLTNEHNLPQILNILKKAFFKENEFYRINSNFERNKGVKETWTNKDILDQTLQKKNSLNGVAAFLYQQNARALGKVNPLIVGDKLPRYYFVDFEEFSNVVEKPIKIIHISRHPLDVINSMLIRYQNRLKGKDTWTLTSTLEESLNEWIHGWNSVVKNESQQILHIKYEDLCLFDTKIILEKISSFLLIPNTFNANIIETNQSKHFERKALNDDHIIKIKNHLGSLLNDWNETNLQVLIERYGEFPTINTIKKESKILSKINSLKKKIFRKKI is encoded by the coding sequence ATGGAGGATAATTTAGATCAAGATTGGTTAATTGTTGGAGGTTCACCTAGATCGGGTACTACTCTTATGGCTCTCCTTCTAAATAGCCACCCGAACATTTTTTTAACTAATGAACATAATTTACCTCAAATTTTAAACATTCTTAAAAAAGCTTTTTTTAAAGAAAATGAATTTTACCGTATAAACTCAAACTTTGAGCGGAATAAAGGTGTCAAGGAAACTTGGACAAATAAGGATATATTAGATCAAACATTACAGAAAAAGAATTCTTTAAATGGTGTTGCTGCATTTTTGTACCAACAAAATGCAAGAGCTTTGGGGAAAGTTAATCCTCTTATTGTAGGCGACAAATTGCCTAGGTACTATTTTGTTGACTTTGAAGAATTCAGCAATGTTGTTGAAAAACCAATAAAAATCATCCACATTAGTAGGCATCCATTGGACGTTATTAACTCTATGCTGATTAGATATCAAAACCGCCTAAAAGGCAAAGATACTTGGACCCTCACTTCTACACTAGAAGAATCATTAAACGAATGGATTCATGGTTGGAATTCTGTTGTAAAAAATGAATCGCAACAAATTTTGCATATAAAATACGAGGATTTATGTTTGTTTGATACTAAAATTATTCTTGAAAAAATTTCAAGCTTTTTACTAATTCCAAATACCTTTAATGCAAATATTATAGAAACCAATCAAAGTAAGCATTTTGAGAGAAAAGCTTTAAATGACGATCATATTATCAAAATTAAGAATCATTTGGGGAGTCTATTAAATGACTGGAATGAAACAAATTTACAGGTCTTGATTGAAAGGTATGGTGAATTTCCGACCATAAATACAATTAAAAAAGAGTCGAAAATATTAAGTAAAATAAATTCACTCAAAAAAAAGATTTTTAGAAAAAAAATCTAA
- a CDS encoding ABC transporter ATP-binding protein, which translates to MVDKEIRNNSSEFVKTGSEEEEVLVKVESLSKKFCKDLKTSLWYGVQDLVDNFFGSKPERHLRDKEFWALKDISFELRRGECLGLIGHNGAGKSTLLKILNGLIKPDAGKVTIKGRVGALIELGAGFNPILTGRENIYNNGAILGFTRKEINEKVEEIINFAEIQEFIDMPVQHYSSGMKVRLGFAVAAQMEPDVLFIDEVLAVGDVKFRAKCYDRISKLLNNCAIIYVSHSMPSVSRISTFILHLKRGNSTIFKNIGEGINDYLHDSSQEHRTIKFNVPGVSIENFLNSMSVTTLEGMSYEFDLSVNNFKFTNGGFYFNILSSDQLPICFNHFAFNDGIMNGKKKLQLEIDSIYLTPGEYYVSVVIYNHKGKEQVLWYQNMTKIKVEGLNHFRAPIIIEGKWRII; encoded by the coding sequence GTGGTAGATAAAGAAATCCGCAACAATTCGTCAGAATTCGTGAAAACGGGGTCAGAGGAAGAAGAAGTCCTCGTTAAGGTAGAGAGCCTCTCTAAGAAGTTCTGCAAAGACCTTAAAACCAGCCTTTGGTATGGGGTCCAGGACCTAGTGGATAATTTTTTTGGAAGTAAGCCAGAAAGGCATCTACGCGATAAGGAGTTCTGGGCTTTAAAAGATATTTCTTTTGAGTTGCGCCGAGGGGAATGCCTTGGGCTCATTGGACATAACGGTGCCGGGAAATCTACTTTGCTAAAGATCCTAAACGGTCTCATAAAACCTGATGCCGGAAAAGTAACTATAAAAGGCAGAGTAGGAGCCTTAATAGAACTCGGCGCCGGATTTAACCCCATTCTTACCGGGAGAGAAAATATCTATAACAATGGGGCAATTCTAGGCTTTACTCGAAAAGAAATTAATGAAAAAGTAGAAGAGATCATCAACTTTGCGGAAATACAGGAATTTATTGATATGCCCGTACAACATTACAGTAGTGGGATGAAAGTGAGGCTCGGTTTTGCAGTTGCTGCTCAAATGGAACCTGATGTGTTATTTATTGATGAGGTTTTAGCTGTGGGTGATGTCAAATTCAGAGCAAAATGTTATGATAGGATTTCCAAATTATTAAATAATTGCGCAATCATCTATGTTAGTCATAGTATGCCATCTGTCAGCCGCATTTCAACCTTTATATTACATTTAAAAAGAGGAAATTCTACAATTTTCAAAAACATTGGAGAAGGTATAAACGACTATTTACATGATTCATCACAAGAACATCGGACTATTAAATTCAACGTTCCCGGTGTCAGTATTGAAAATTTTTTAAATTCTATGTCCGTTACTACTTTAGAAGGAATGAGTTATGAGTTTGATTTGTCAGTTAACAATTTTAAATTTACAAATGGAGGTTTTTACTTTAATATTTTATCCAGTGATCAGCTACCAATCTGTTTCAATCATTTTGCTTTCAATGATGGAATAATGAATGGTAAAAAGAAACTCCAACTGGAAATTGACAGTATTTATTTAACTCCTGGTGAATATTATGTCTCAGTGGTAATATACAATCACAAGGGAAAGGAACAGGTTTTATGGTACCAAAATATGACAAAAATTAAAGTTGAAGGGTTAAATCATTTTAGAGCCCCAATAATTATAGAAGGTAAATGGAGGATAATTTAG
- a CDS encoding ABC transporter permease produces MEPNVRVYQKGNNLSPGKVLRESLQDIYNSRFLARQLAERDIKAQYRQSYFGIIWLFITPLATAAVWVFLNISGTIRVTDTGTPYPVFAFSGTLLWSIITEAINSPTASTKAAKGLLSKINFPKEALIISGIYKLLFNSSVKIFLLIAFVFLFGLGFHWSLLLLPLVILSAVLFGVTMGLFLTPISMLYNDVGKILSMGFSFLMYITPVVYAIPETGIMKTIMLVNPFTPLILTGRNLLVGAQPEYLSYYLVLMAGCIPLFFIGLVMYRISIPILVERN; encoded by the coding sequence ATGGAACCTAATGTTAGGGTTTATCAAAAAGGAAATAACCTAAGTCCCGGGAAAGTCTTAAGAGAGAGCCTGCAGGATATTTATAATTCCAGGTTCCTTGCCAGGCAACTGGCAGAGAGAGATATTAAGGCGCAGTACAGGCAATCCTATTTCGGGATTATCTGGTTATTTATTACTCCCTTGGCTACTGCGGCGGTTTGGGTATTTTTGAATATATCGGGAACTATTCGGGTCACAGATACCGGCACTCCTTATCCAGTTTTTGCTTTTTCTGGAACACTACTCTGGTCTATTATTACGGAGGCTATCAACTCCCCTACAGCAAGTACAAAAGCAGCAAAGGGATTGTTGAGTAAGATCAATTTTCCTAAAGAAGCACTTATTATCTCTGGGATCTATAAATTACTTTTCAACTCCTCGGTAAAAATCTTTCTGCTTATTGCTTTTGTGTTCCTGTTTGGGCTGGGTTTTCACTGGAGCTTGTTATTATTGCCTTTAGTGATTTTAAGTGCTGTGCTTTTTGGAGTGACCATGGGCTTGTTTCTAACACCTATAAGTATGTTGTACAATGATGTGGGGAAAATCCTCAGTATGGGGTTTAGCTTTTTAATGTATATTACCCCTGTGGTATATGCCATTCCGGAAACGGGAATTATGAAAACCATTATGCTCGTCAATCCATTTACCCCTCTGATTTTGACAGGACGGAACCTGCTGGTGGGGGCACAACCGGAATATCTTTCATATTACCTCGTGCTAATGGCAGGCTGTATTCCTTTGTTCTTTATTGGGTTAGTGATGTACCGTATTTCTATTCCCATACTTGTGGAACGCAACTAG
- a CDS encoding class I SAM-dependent methyltransferase encodes MNKEDQNQKKNREHYERLYANYNIQNILSWINNLDAFLASATTTDTSWFAMYQRDFQNRIIGKRVLEMGCGDCVNAAVMAALGAEVYANDIAAASGEIVNKLNENYDFKYPIVFVEGDFLKNNLASASFDFVIGKAFLHHLTLPVEKLFLKETARLLKPGGEARFFEPAVNSLLLDELRWHIPVKGRPSKFERVAFKEWKENDPHPERSFSSKHFEKAGKEFFREVETVPVGSLERFSRLMPIGEERNRFRQWALRTEKYLPFNLGRWSSRSQLILYKSPIKSNDMKL; translated from the coding sequence ATGAATAAAGAAGACCAAAATCAAAAAAAGAACAGGGAGCATTATGAGAGGTTATATGCTAATTATAACATTCAGAATATCCTGTCCTGGATAAACAATCTCGATGCTTTTCTTGCTTCTGCCACTACAACAGATACCAGCTGGTTTGCCATGTATCAAAGAGATTTTCAAAATAGAATTATAGGGAAAAGGGTGCTTGAAATGGGTTGCGGAGATTGTGTGAATGCTGCGGTAATGGCTGCCCTGGGGGCAGAGGTTTATGCGAATGATATTGCGGCGGCCAGTGGTGAGATCGTTAATAAATTAAATGAAAACTATGATTTTAAATACCCAATAGTCTTCGTGGAAGGGGATTTCCTAAAGAACAACCTGGCTTCAGCCTCATTTGATTTCGTTATTGGCAAGGCATTCTTACATCATCTTACCTTACCTGTGGAAAAATTGTTTTTAAAAGAAACTGCCCGACTCTTAAAACCCGGGGGCGAGGCTCGCTTTTTTGAGCCTGCTGTTAACTCTCTGCTACTGGACGAGCTGCGATGGCATATCCCGGTAAAAGGGCGACCCTCCAAATTCGAGAGAGTGGCTTTTAAGGAATGGAAAGAAAACGACCCGCACCCCGAGCGTAGCTTTAGTTCAAAACATTTTGAAAAAGCAGGAAAGGAATTTTTTAGGGAGGTGGAGACTGTTCCGGTAGGTTCTCTGGAGCGTTTTAGTAGATTGATGCCTATTGGTGAAGAACGGAACCGATTCAGGCAATGGGCGCTAAGAACTGAAAAATATTTGCCATTTAATTTAGGTCGTTGGTCTTCGAGGAGTCAGTTGATACTTTACAAAAGCCCTATTAAATCTAATGACATGAAGTTATAG
- a CDS encoding polysaccharide pyruvyl transferase family protein, with the protein MALGKTNSGNSAPIPLFYWSERKFASKEKENYGDLLSNYIVEKISGRPVKWVHPKKQSWYKWDKRNYLVIGSILHHATKDSIVWGSGIIDQKHKIAKADFRAVRGPRTREYLLNLGYKCPEVFGDPALLLPRYLSPQKKKKWRIGFIPHYLDFKEVKEAYRYEEEITVIDMMTLDVEAVTKQITECQLTISSSLHGLIISHAYNIPSVWVEFSGKLFGNGIKFIDYFESVALENTTPKKLEIKKSIEELEVLGKYDATLPTGNNIKELQQGLLNSFPLEIINKLNEGQDY; encoded by the coding sequence GTGGCATTAGGAAAAACTAATTCCGGCAATAGCGCTCCAATTCCTTTATTTTATTGGAGTGAAAGGAAGTTTGCTTCCAAGGAAAAGGAGAATTATGGAGATCTGCTTTCCAATTACATTGTGGAGAAAATATCCGGAAGACCTGTAAAGTGGGTTCATCCCAAAAAACAGTCCTGGTACAAATGGGATAAGAGGAATTATCTGGTAATTGGAAGTATTCTTCATCATGCCACTAAAGATAGTATTGTCTGGGGCAGTGGGATCATAGATCAAAAGCATAAAATTGCAAAAGCAGATTTCAGGGCAGTAAGAGGACCAAGAACAAGAGAATATCTCTTAAACCTTGGTTATAAATGTCCTGAGGTCTTTGGGGATCCTGCTCTATTGTTACCCAGGTACCTTTCTCCCCAAAAGAAAAAGAAATGGAGGATAGGCTTTATTCCGCATTACCTGGATTTCAAAGAAGTAAAAGAAGCCTATCGCTATGAGGAAGAAATTACAGTCATTGACATGATGACCCTGGATGTGGAAGCAGTTACTAAACAAATCACAGAGTGCCAGTTAACGATCTCCTCCTCCCTGCATGGTTTAATTATTTCCCATGCGTATAACATTCCTTCTGTGTGGGTAGAATTTTCGGGAAAGCTTTTTGGAAATGGAATCAAATTTATTGATTACTTTGAATCTGTAGCTCTTGAAAATACGACTCCCAAAAAGCTGGAAATCAAAAAGAGTATAGAAGAACTGGAGGTTCTTGGCAAATATGATGCGACCTTACCTACTGGAAATAATATAAAAGAATTACAGCAGGGTTTGTTAAATTCTTTTCCTCTGGAGATCATAAATAAGTTGAATGAGGGTCAGGATTATTGA
- a CDS encoding FkbM family methyltransferase: protein MRNIFRRVAEFFLKPLGFQIVRSKTLDEYKSDRLYAEEWKFLLQYPLENAYKYLSCKKLSRSQIRQDLFVLSELNFKKKGFFVEFGASDGISFSNSFLLEKEFGWEGILAEPAKCWHEALFKNRSSHIEKKCVWSYSGQEVEFNEVEKPSLSTIEGFGDNDYHQQSRKKRIRYKVETLSLMALLEKYEAPEIIDYLSIDTEGSELEILEHFDFNKYKFRIITVEHNYSPMRQKIFNLLSSKGYKRVHQEFSLFDDWYKFSF, encoded by the coding sequence ATGAGAAATATCTTTAGAAGAGTTGCTGAGTTTTTTTTAAAACCTCTTGGATTTCAAATAGTCCGATCCAAAACGCTGGACGAATATAAAAGTGACAGACTTTATGCTGAAGAATGGAAATTTCTCTTGCAGTATCCGTTAGAAAACGCATATAAGTATCTTTCCTGTAAAAAGTTATCCCGGTCTCAAATTAGACAGGATCTTTTTGTCTTATCTGAATTGAATTTTAAGAAAAAAGGTTTTTTTGTTGAATTTGGTGCAAGTGATGGAATATCCTTTAGTAATTCTTTTTTGTTGGAAAAGGAGTTCGGTTGGGAGGGAATACTTGCAGAACCTGCTAAATGCTGGCATGAAGCTCTATTTAAAAATAGATCTTCTCACATAGAAAAGAAATGTGTTTGGTCTTATTCCGGGCAGGAGGTGGAGTTTAATGAAGTGGAGAAACCCTCTTTATCAACCATAGAAGGCTTTGGTGACAACGATTACCATCAACAATCAAGAAAAAAAAGGATTCGGTATAAAGTTGAAACCTTATCCTTAATGGCCTTATTGGAAAAATATGAAGCTCCTGAAATTATTGATTATCTTTCAATAGATACGGAGGGAAGTGAACTCGAAATTTTAGAGCATTTTGATTTTAATAAATATAAGTTCAGGATCATTACTGTGGAACACAACTATTCACCAATGCGGCAAAAAATTTTTAATTTATTAAGTTCAAAAGGATATAAAAGAGTTCATCAGGAATTTTCTTTATTCGATGACTGGTATAAGTTTTCATTTTAA
- a CDS encoding UDP-glycosyltransferase yields the protein MKPKKIFILLPDGIGLKNFAFTSFAGLGKKMGWEVVFWNATPFDLEKMGYREIKLQGSPRPKTDLLKRAKIKAELDLFTEKFNDPVYQTYKFHSPSRRIKEKIKDMLVSHYKFYNGSENGLRRLRKGMQASEKKGNYYRDCLEVLKKEKPDFIFCTNQRPITAIAPLTAAKDLRIKTGTFIFSWDNLPKATMVIEPDHYFVWSEHMQRELLKYYPFVKKDQIHITGSPQFEPHFDPTLRRTRAEFFKENGLDEDKEYICFSGDDVTTSPHDPQYLEDVAGAVQVLNQKNYNLGIIFRRNPVDHSDRYDWVLKEFEDIIVPLDPKWKEYSSGWNNILPTQKDVELQINTILHTKAVTNLGSSMVFDYVVFKKPCLFINYNLELGDNSDWSVEKVYNFVHFRSMPSKKAVFWLNSKEEISEKLKYALSATTVDLEETKKWFQKINVHPPHEASERIWKEIENIVVK from the coding sequence TTGAAGCCAAAAAAGATCTTTATCCTCCTCCCTGATGGGATTGGCCTTAAAAATTTTGCTTTTACCTCCTTTGCCGGGCTTGGAAAGAAGATGGGGTGGGAGGTAGTATTCTGGAATGCCACTCCATTTGATCTGGAGAAAATGGGGTACAGGGAGATAAAACTACAGGGAAGCCCCCGTCCAAAGACCGACTTGCTTAAGCGGGCAAAAATAAAGGCAGAACTCGACCTTTTCACTGAAAAATTCAATGATCCGGTTTATCAAACCTATAAATTTCACAGTCCCTCACGAAGGATTAAGGAGAAGATAAAAGACATGTTGGTTTCCCACTATAAGTTTTACAACGGCAGCGAAAATGGACTACGGCGTTTACGAAAAGGAATGCAGGCCTCAGAAAAAAAAGGAAATTATTACAGGGATTGTCTGGAAGTGCTTAAAAAAGAAAAACCTGACTTTATTTTTTGCACCAATCAGCGTCCCATCACGGCCATTGCACCTTTAACTGCGGCTAAAGACCTGAGAATTAAAACCGGAACCTTTATCTTTTCCTGGGACAATTTACCTAAAGCAACAATGGTCATCGAACCCGATCATTATTTTGTGTGGAGTGAACATATGCAGAGGGAATTACTAAAGTACTACCCATTTGTAAAAAAGGATCAAATCCATATTACCGGCAGCCCACAGTTTGAACCTCATTTTGATCCTACACTTCGAAGAACAAGAGCAGAATTCTTCAAAGAAAACGGATTGGATGAAGATAAAGAATATATTTGTTTCAGCGGAGATGATGTTACCACCAGTCCTCATGACCCCCAATATTTAGAAGATGTAGCCGGGGCAGTACAGGTGTTAAACCAAAAAAATTACAACCTCGGGATCATCTTCAGAAGAAATCCGGTAGATCATTCTGATCGCTATGACTGGGTATTAAAAGAATTTGAAGATATAATAGTTCCCCTGGATCCAAAGTGGAAAGAATACAGCAGCGGGTGGAACAACATTCTCCCCACCCAAAAAGATGTTGAACTACAAATAAATACTATTCTCCACACTAAAGCGGTGACAAACCTGGGATCTTCCATGGTTTTTGATTATGTCGTTTTTAAGAAGCCCTGTCTTTTTATTAATTACAACTTGGAATTAGGGGACAACTCCGACTGGTCTGTAGAAAAGGTTTATAATTTTGTGCACTTTAGATCCATGCCTTCCAAAAAGGCCGTTTTCTGGTTGAATTCCAAAGAAGAGATTTCTGAAAAGTTAAAATATGCACTTTCGGCAACTACGGTAGATCTTGAGGAAACTAAAAAATGGTTTCAGAAAATAAATGTACATCCACCCCATGAAGCTTCTGAAAGGATATGGAAAGAAATTGAGAACATAGTCGTGAAATAA